One window of Tenacibaculum maritimum NCIMB 2154 genomic DNA carries:
- the gldD gene encoding gliding motility lipoprotein GldD, whose protein sequence is MRSLFIVILSLILITSCKNEVIPKPKGYLSLNYPQKAYHELTLERPYSFEVPQNTIIKKLPKDWLKVIYPNLKASIDITYRPVDNNLRELLIEAEKLVFEHAIKAEQIASNDFVNKNTRVFGKMYDITGNSASQVQFHVTDSTKHFLKGSLFFYSKPNYDSVLPAVDYIKKDMIRMIESLQWK, encoded by the coding sequence ATGCGTAGCCTTTTTATAGTGATATTAAGTTTAATATTAATTACTTCTTGTAAAAATGAAGTAATTCCAAAGCCTAAAGGGTATTTGAGTTTAAATTATCCTCAAAAAGCATATCATGAATTAACATTAGAACGACCTTACTCCTTTGAAGTACCTCAAAATACAATAATTAAAAAATTGCCTAAAGACTGGTTAAAAGTAATATACCCTAATTTAAAAGCATCTATAGACATTACCTATAGACCTGTTGATAATAATTTAAGAGAACTTTTAATAGAAGCAGAAAAACTGGTTTTTGAACATGCTATAAAAGCAGAGCAAATAGCTTCTAATGATTTTGTAAATAAAAATACTAGAGTTTTTGGTAAGATGTACGATATTACAGGAAATTCCGCATCGCAGGTTCAGTTTCATGTAACGGATAGTACTAAACATTTTTTAAAAGGATCTTTGTTTTTTTATTCTAAGCCAAATTATGATAGTGTTTTACCCGCGGTTGATTATATTAAAAAAGATATGATTCGAATGATAGAATCTTTACAATGGAAATAA
- a CDS encoding Rne/Rng family ribonuclease: MRKTELIIRSNSSDIDFALLRDGKLIELNKETNDNKFSVGDIFLAKIGKVLTGLNAAFVNVGYPKDGFLHYHDLGPQVQSLNSFIKKVSTGKHKEFTLKNFRFENDINKDGSINDVLKTGQNLLVQIVKEPISTKGPRISSELSIAGRYLVLVPFSNRISVSQKIEDPKEKERLKRLAKSIRPKGFGVILRTVAQGKKVAELDRDLQNSLDRWKTMCKSIPNTNTPTKILSELNRASSILRDVMNDSFTSIITNDETLKVEIKEYLQEISPEKENIVKLHRSDTPIFEKYGIERQIKTSFGKTVSMSKGAYLVIEHTEALHVIDVNSGNRSNKASNQEETALEVNLIAASEIARQLQLRDMGGIIVVDFIDLKTAENRQKLFQHLKEEMALDRTKHKILPPSKFGLVQITRQRVRSELEIKTREPNPNKNGEVEAPIVLIDKIEVELERLLNSKKDYKKITLNVHPFIAAYLTKGVPSIRLRWFLKYKKWIKILPRDAYTYLHYKFYYKK; encoded by the coding sequence ATGAGAAAAACAGAATTAATTATTCGTTCAAATTCTTCTGATATTGATTTTGCCTTATTAAGAGATGGTAAGCTTATTGAATTGAATAAAGAAACAAATGATAATAAATTTTCTGTTGGCGATATATTTTTAGCTAAAATAGGAAAAGTATTAACTGGCTTAAATGCCGCTTTTGTAAATGTAGGATATCCAAAAGATGGTTTTTTACACTATCACGATTTAGGTCCTCAAGTACAATCTTTAAATTCATTCATTAAGAAAGTAAGCACAGGTAAACACAAAGAATTCACTTTAAAAAATTTCCGTTTTGAAAATGATATTAATAAAGACGGAAGTATTAATGATGTACTAAAAACAGGACAAAATTTATTAGTCCAAATCGTAAAAGAACCTATTTCAACTAAGGGCCCCCGCATTAGCTCTGAATTATCAATAGCTGGGAGGTATTTAGTATTAGTTCCTTTTTCTAATAGAATTTCGGTCTCTCAAAAAATAGAAGACCCAAAAGAGAAAGAACGTTTAAAAAGATTAGCAAAAAGCATTAGACCTAAAGGGTTTGGTGTAATTCTAAGAACTGTTGCTCAAGGAAAAAAAGTAGCAGAATTAGATAGAGATTTACAAAACTCACTAGACCGTTGGAAAACTATGTGTAAAAGCATTCCAAATACGAACACTCCAACTAAAATATTGAGTGAGTTAAACAGAGCATCTTCCATTTTAAGAGATGTAATGAATGATTCTTTTACTAGTATCATAACCAATGATGAAACTTTAAAAGTAGAAATTAAGGAATATTTACAGGAAATTTCTCCTGAAAAAGAAAATATTGTAAAACTACATCGTTCAGATACTCCTATTTTTGAAAAATATGGAATTGAACGTCAAATTAAAACTTCATTTGGGAAAACAGTTTCTATGAGCAAAGGTGCTTATTTGGTAATTGAACATACCGAAGCACTGCATGTCATAGATGTAAATAGCGGTAATCGCTCTAATAAAGCAAGTAATCAAGAAGAAACTGCTTTAGAAGTTAATTTAATTGCAGCTTCTGAAATTGCACGTCAATTACAACTACGAGATATGGGGGGAATCATTGTAGTTGATTTTATTGACTTAAAAACAGCTGAAAACAGACAAAAGTTATTTCAACATTTAAAAGAAGAAATGGCTCTTGATAGAACAAAGCATAAAATTTTACCTCCTAGTAAATTTGGATTGGTACAAATTACTCGTCAGCGCGTTCGTTCTGAATTAGAAATAAAAACAAGAGAGCCTAACCCGAATAAAAACGGTGAGGTAGAAGCTCCTATTGTTTTAATAGATAAAATTGAAGTTGAGCTAGAAAGATTACTTAATAGTAAAAAAGACTATAAGAAAATTACATTAAATGTACATCCTTTTATAGCAGCATACCTTACCAAAGGTGTACCATCTATACGATTAAGATGGTTTTTAAAGTACAAAAAGTGGATTAAAATTTTACCTAGAGATGCTTATACATACTTACATTATAAATTCTATTATAAAAAATAA
- a CDS encoding HU family DNA-binding protein — protein MTKADIVSRISDKSGIEKADVLATVEAFMNEVKDALESGDNVYLRGFGSFIIKTRAEKTGRNISKNTTIKIPAHNIPAFKPSKVFTEGVKNKVVVK, from the coding sequence ATGACGAAAGCAGATATCGTATCTAGAATTTCAGATAAATCAGGAATAGAAAAAGCGGATGTTTTGGCAACAGTTGAAGCATTTATGAACGAAGTAAAAGACGCTTTAGAAAGTGGAGATAACGTGTATTTAAGAGGTTTTGGTAGTTTTATTATCAAAACTAGAGCAGAAAAAACTGGTAGAAATATTTCAAAAAATACCACTATCAAGATTCCTGCGCACAATATCCCTGCTTTTAAGCCTTCAAAAGTTTTTACTGAAGGTGTTAAGAATAAAGTAGTAGTAAAATAA
- a CDS encoding COX15/CtaA family protein: protein MKKNFSLLVKVTIFSIYLIFLAGAVVRMTGSGMGCPDWPKCFGYYIPPTSENQITWQPNHTYNEGMIIIKDKTLFVAKKDLRSSNSFNETHWKKYTKHNYAKFNKYHTWTEYINRLSSVLAGFPFLLLIIFSVKFWKKDKEITLLSFASFFLLLFEAWLGKTVVDTNLKPTIITIHMVAGLIIIALLLRLLFITSEKVSIQKHLPIFNKLLIIAAIFSLIQIALGTQVRQFIDEQVKLFGFENKEYSLMNPSIKFYVHRSFTIAIIIVNLGLFYFNQIQNLGYKLVNWIVFLIFLETITGILMYYADFPIGTQAIHLLSGAILFGLQFYLWLQSRKVVTA, encoded by the coding sequence ATGAAAAAAAACTTCTCTTTACTAGTTAAAGTTACCATCTTTTCTATTTATTTAATATTCTTAGCAGGTGCTGTTGTTCGTATGACTGGCTCTGGAATGGGATGCCCTGATTGGCCTAAATGTTTTGGGTATTATATTCCTCCCACATCTGAAAATCAAATTACATGGCAACCTAACCATACCTATAATGAGGGAATGATTATCATTAAAGACAAAACTTTATTTGTAGCTAAAAAAGACCTTAGATCATCAAACAGTTTTAATGAAACGCATTGGAAAAAGTACACCAAACATAACTATGCCAAGTTTAACAAATACCATACTTGGACTGAATATATAAATAGACTTTCTTCTGTACTAGCTGGTTTTCCTTTTTTACTACTGATCATTTTTTCTGTAAAATTCTGGAAAAAAGATAAAGAAATCACACTGCTTTCTTTTGCTTCATTTTTCTTATTATTATTTGAGGCTTGGTTAGGAAAAACAGTAGTAGATACCAACCTTAAACCTACTATCATTACGATACATATGGTTGCTGGTTTAATCATCATAGCACTTTTACTTCGGTTATTATTTATTACTTCTGAAAAAGTTTCTATACAAAAACACCTTCCTATATTTAATAAATTATTAATTATTGCAGCCATTTTTTCTTTAATTCAAATTGCTTTAGGAACGCAAGTCCGTCAATTTATAGACGAACAAGTAAAACTCTTTGGTTTTGAAAATAAAGAATATAGTTTAATGAATCCTAGTATTAAATTTTATGTACATCGCTCATTTACTATTGCCATTATTATTGTTAACTTAGGATTGTTTTACTTTAATCAAATACAAAACTTAGGGTATAAATTGGTGAACTGGATTGTTTTTCTAATATTCTTAGAAACAATTACGGGTATTTTAATGTATTATGCGGATTTCCCTATAGGCACACAAGCTATACACTTATTATCAGGAGCTATTTTATTTGGGCTTCAATTTTATTTATGGTTGCAGTCTCGCAAAGTAGTGACCGCTTAA
- the gldE gene encoding gliding motility-associated protein GldE has protein sequence MDPDPVSLFCAFATFHWLVTMNIIVLLALLISSALISGTEVAFFSISQTNLNQLSEETKGKSVVLELLERPKKLLATILITNNFINILIVLLFSSLGELLFAEFSTTIKFLIEVVLITFLILLFGEVLPKVYATRKSVEFASFMSKPIHFLNKLLTPLSIPLISLTNIIENRLGNKNNNLSVEKLSEALELTSDHTTTKDEQKILEGIVTFGNTETVQIMKPRTDVFALCDDESYEGILNKILKNGYSRNPVYAENIDNIIGVLYAKDLLAHLDKKDFQWQQLLRKPFFVPENKKLDDLLSEFQEKKNHLAIVVDEYGGTSGIVTLEDVIEEIVGDINDEFDDDDLTYSKIDKDNYIFEGKITIKDFCRVLEDEEEEKFEEEKGESETLAGFILEISGKFPKKGEKINFNQYTFTIEALDRKRIKQVKVTRNA, from the coding sequence TTGGATCCAGACCCCGTCAGTTTATTTTGCGCTTTTGCAACCTTTCATTGGTTGGTAACCATGAATATAATTGTATTGCTTGCGCTGTTAATCAGTTCTGCATTAATTTCAGGAACAGAAGTAGCTTTCTTTTCAATTTCACAAACAAATTTAAATCAGCTATCTGAAGAAACAAAAGGAAAAAGTGTAGTGTTGGAATTGTTAGAAAGGCCTAAAAAATTATTAGCAACGATTTTAATTACAAATAATTTTATCAATATTTTGATAGTATTATTGTTTTCTTCTTTGGGAGAACTGCTTTTTGCAGAGTTTTCTACTACAATTAAATTTTTGATAGAAGTAGTTTTAATCACTTTTTTGATTTTACTTTTTGGAGAGGTATTGCCCAAGGTATATGCTACGAGGAAGTCAGTAGAGTTTGCTAGCTTTATGTCAAAACCTATTCATTTTTTAAATAAGTTATTAACTCCACTAAGTATTCCATTAATAAGCCTGACTAACATTATAGAAAACAGGCTAGGAAATAAAAATAATAACTTATCTGTAGAAAAATTATCAGAGGCGCTGGAATTAACTTCTGATCATACTACCACTAAAGACGAGCAAAAAATACTAGAAGGAATTGTAACTTTTGGAAATACAGAAACTGTTCAAATAATGAAACCAAGAACAGATGTTTTTGCTTTATGTGATGATGAGTCTTATGAAGGTATTTTGAATAAAATCTTAAAAAATGGCTATTCTAGAAATCCTGTTTACGCTGAAAACATTGATAATATTATAGGTGTTTTATATGCAAAAGATTTATTGGCCCATTTAGATAAAAAAGACTTTCAATGGCAACAGTTGCTTCGAAAACCATTTTTTGTGCCAGAAAATAAAAAATTAGATGATTTATTGAGTGAGTTTCAAGAAAAGAAAAACCACTTAGCTATTGTAGTTGATGAATATGGAGGAACTAGCGGAATAGTAACTTTAGAAGATGTTATAGAAGAAATTGTTGGAGATATTAACGATGAATTTGATGATGATGATTTAACCTACTCTAAAATAGATAAGGATAATTATATTTTCGAAGGAAAAATAACCATAAAGGATTTTTGTCGTGTGTTGGAAGATGAAGAGGAAGAAAAATTTGAAGAAGAAAAGGGAGAAAGTGAAACACTAGCAGGTTTTATCTTAGAAATTTCAGGTAAATTTCCTAAGAAAGGAGAGAAAATAAATTTTAATCAATATACGTTTACCATAGAAGCGTTGGATAGAAAGCGTATAAAACAAGTAAAAGTAACACGAAATGCGTAG
- the mutY gene encoding A/G-specific adenine glycosylase: MIFSNVLINWYLQNKRDLPWRKTTNPYHIWLSEIMLQQTKVTQGLPYFMSFTEAFPTVFDLANAAEETVLKLWQGLGYYSRARNLHFTAKYIANELAGNFPDNYKELLKLKGIGDYTASAIASICFNEPTAVVDGNVYRVLSRYFGIKTPINSSIGIKEFKRLAQELIDVKNPAIYNQAIMDFGALHCKPQNPLCETCPFAEGCIALSKKMIKELPVKEKKMKVKKRYFNYIVLVNNNHTTLLKKREGKGIWEGLYEFPLIESSKYINDSELKETLEFQKLFPDEATVTLFNTKRIVHKLSHQHLHTRFWIVETHKVIPSSIFWRAIEEYPVPILIANFLKEFLFEKK; this comes from the coding sequence ATGATTTTCTCTAACGTATTAATAAACTGGTATTTACAAAACAAGCGTGATTTGCCTTGGCGTAAAACAACTAACCCTTACCATATTTGGTTGTCAGAAATTATGTTACAACAAACTAAGGTAACGCAAGGGTTACCTTATTTTATGAGCTTTACAGAGGCTTTTCCAACTGTTTTTGATTTGGCAAATGCAGCGGAGGAAACGGTATTGAAATTATGGCAAGGATTAGGGTATTACTCCCGTGCTAGGAACCTACATTTTACAGCGAAGTATATAGCAAATGAATTGGCGGGTAATTTTCCTGATAATTATAAAGAGCTTTTGAAACTGAAAGGAATAGGAGATTATACAGCGTCAGCAATAGCTTCTATTTGTTTTAATGAGCCTACCGCAGTGGTTGACGGAAATGTGTATCGAGTACTTTCTAGGTATTTTGGAATAAAGACCCCTATAAATTCATCAATAGGAATCAAGGAGTTTAAAAGGTTGGCTCAAGAATTAATCGATGTAAAAAATCCAGCTATTTATAATCAGGCAATTATGGATTTTGGAGCACTGCATTGTAAGCCACAAAATCCATTATGTGAAACTTGCCCTTTTGCTGAAGGATGTATTGCTTTGTCTAAAAAAATGATAAAAGAACTTCCGGTAAAAGAAAAAAAGATGAAGGTAAAAAAGCGTTATTTTAATTATATTGTTTTAGTGAATAATAACCATACAACGCTTTTAAAAAAAAGAGAAGGAAAAGGAATTTGGGAGGGATTATATGAGTTTCCATTGATTGAATCTTCTAAGTATATTAATGATAGTGAATTAAAGGAGACTTTGGAGTTTCAAAAGCTATTTCCAGATGAAGCAACAGTAACGCTATTCAATACTAAAAGAATTGTTCATAAGCTTTCTCATCAGCATTTACATACTCGATTTTGGATAGTAGAAACTCATAAAGTTATTCCTTCTTCTATTTTTTGGAGGGCGATAGAAGAATACCCTGTTCCTATTTTAATAGCTAATTTTTTAAAAGAGTTCCTGTTTGAAAAAAAATAG
- a CDS encoding single-stranded DNA-binding protein — protein sequence MAGTVNKVILIGHLGDEVKMRYFEGGNAVGRFSLATNESYTNRQTGEKVVSTEWHNLVVRNKLAEICEKYLTKGDKIYCEGRIKTRQWEQDGIKRYLTEIHVVDMSFLSTKKDLTAVKNQAKRTPLEKDIPKPPKENQDLPF from the coding sequence ATGGCAGGTACAGTTAACAAAGTAATATTAATAGGGCATTTGGGAGATGAGGTGAAAATGCGCTATTTTGAAGGAGGAAATGCTGTTGGGCGTTTTTCTTTAGCTACTAATGAAAGTTATACGAACCGCCAAACCGGAGAAAAAGTAGTTTCAACAGAATGGCACAATCTTGTTGTTCGTAATAAATTGGCCGAAATTTGTGAAAAATACTTAACAAAAGGAGATAAGATATATTGTGAGGGACGTATTAAAACAAGGCAATGGGAACAAGATGGAATAAAGAGGTATTTGACAGAGATACATGTTGTAGATATGTCGTTTTTATCAACTAAAAAAGACCTAACAGCGGTTAAAAATCAAGCAAAAAGAACTCCATTAGAAAAAGACATTCCAAAACCACCAAAAGAAAATCAAGATTTACCTTTTTAA